The sequence below is a genomic window from Daphnia pulicaria isolate SC F1-1A chromosome 6, SC_F0-13Bv2, whole genome shotgun sequence.
TTGGTAACGTCTGGCTCCAAACTCTGCACGTACCTACAAGAgacaaggaaaaagagaaacgacaTCAAGACCGCGCACTTACACTGTACAAGACAGTTCTGAAGAATGACCATCGTAATATTTGGGCTGCGAATGGTATCGGTTGTGTGCTAGCTCACAAAGGCTGTATTCCTGAAGCCCGTGATATCTTTGCATCAGTAAGTGAATTATTGTGGTTCCCCCTCGTTTGTTTCACATAAtcgagacaattttttttaggttCGCGAAGCTACTGCCGATTTTTCTGATGTGTGGTTGAACATCGCTCATATCTATGTCGAGCAAAAGCAGTATGTTTCGGCCATTCAGATGTACGAAAACTGCATCCGCAAATTTTTCCGACATCCGCATGTTGAAATTCTTCAGTACTTGTCACGCGCACACTTTCGTGCCGGTAAACTCCGCGAAGCAAAACTATCCCTACTTAAAGCCCAGCACGTCGCTCCACACGATACGGTTCTCCTGTTTAACACGGCTCTCGTGCTGCAACGACTGGCAACCCAAATTCTCAAGGATGAGAAGTCGGATCTGCAAACGGTGTTACAGGCTGTCAGTGAACTCCAGCTATCGCACAAATTCTTCCAGTGGCTTTCTGTCAATGGCGATCGCATGCGCTATGATTTggcttttgctgctgctgaagcgAGACATTGTGGAGATCTTCTCTCTCAGGTAAATTGATCTTTTATCGTGTTAATTAAGCGTAGTTGTAAACTGAATTATTTTCCAAAGGCTCAATATCATGTGGCGCGCGCTCGCAGTCTTGCAGAGGAAGAGAAGCGCATGAGGAAGAaacaggaagaagagagagaggcgtTCCGTACGAAGCAGCGCGAGGAACAGCATAGACTTGAAGAAAGTCGTAGACAAGAGCAAGAGAAACTACTCAAGTTGCGCGAAGAGTTCAttgaaaaaacgaagaaagcgACTCAATTTAACGAGATGCCATCAGAAAAAGCCGAAAAGGGCAAGAAGGTACTAAGACTTGATTATTGTAAATAGAGAAAACGTTTATAAATCTTCccttttgtaatattttagaGTCGCAAGAAGAAGGATGACGAAGATGGATTCGTTACGGACGGTAGTGATCGCATTCAAAGTGGCGATGAGGGTGCTGGTCCGCCATCAAAGAAACGTAAGGCAGAACGGAAACCGCGCCAGACTGAGACAAAGTCAcggaagaaaggaaaaagcgGCGAAGAACGGGGACgaacgaaagagaagaaaggtCGAAGTGAAGGCAGAGGAGCCAAGAAGGGAAGTGGGAAAAAGTCATCTAACGATGTCGACGATGGGCTTAGTTCAAAGCAGAAAAGCAAAGTTGTATCTAAAGCCATTATTTCCTCCTCGGATGATGATTCGTCGGAAGAAGGTGGTAAACTGCGCATCGCTAGCGGGTGAGTAACATATGAATTTCTAATAAAATCGATCGGATAGCTCCTAATAAGCAGAAGAATTTATTTCACCGACCCCAATTACTTTTGTTTTCAGTGGAGAGGAAAGTGGTGGTGAAGGAGCTGGAACTAGCCGACGAAGGAGAATTGCTTCCGGATCAGAAAAGAGCTTCAGCGGTCGGTCTGTCTCTCGTTCTCCAGCAAAATCGCGATCTCCGTCGGGGTCTCGATCTGGTTCGGGTTCTCGTTCGGGATCAGGATCTCGTTCCCGTTCACGTTCCTCTGGACGATCGAATTCAAGATCTAAATCGCGATCCAAATCCGGATCCAAATCGCGTTCGCGTTCAAATTCCCGATCGAAATCTAGGTCCAAATCCCGTTCCAAATCACGATCCAAATCCCGCTCTAAATCCCGCTCTAAATCCCGCTCTAAATCCCGCTCTAAATCCCGCTCTGTCAGCCGATCATCCCGTTCTTCGCGTTCTTCTCGGTCGTCACGTTCCAGGTCAAAATCGAAATCCGGTTCACGTTCGCGGTCAACATCTCGCTCGAAATCTGGATCTCGTTCAAAAACACCAAAATCTGGCTCTGATGATTCGGATTGAAAACCTTTGTTCATGTAACACTAAAACCTTGAGAAATTCGACAAATAAACCTCTCCCTTTCTTTCGCAGTTTAATTACGAAACTGTTAACTTTTTTAAGGGtttatttagatttttcaaatgcaaAATTCATCAACTGTCGTACGACACTGATTGAATGACAAATACAGTATACAgtacagaaagaaaaattaatagtaAGTATAAGCCAAAtattctgaaatttaaaaataagttttgccGAACTTCCCGTATCAACGTAAGGGAATGAATAATCAATATTGCACTCTGATACTCATTCAGCTTATCCAATATccacctttcttttttcatacacgaataatttaaatgttttgatttttagccTATTAGCGTCTCagcaatcaaattaaaaattattagatTGAAAtctacatttaaaaataaaatagcttGTCCAAGGATTTGAACCACTGACGAGGACCCTCGATGGGCTATTTTCGTAAACTCCTCgaggaaattgaaataatagaaaaatattaacaGGAAAACTAGAAAATACTTTAGAttagaaatgatgaaaatttttcaatcatgCAAAATGATGAATTCGAAGACAAGCTCATGCTCCTTCGGAGCGTTGAGAGACTGGTTGTAGCACTTAAGCACTACGTCTGGGTCCTCCTGCAATTTTTTCGGGCCTAATAGGCTCCCGCTTCACTCTTAACGGGCGGTCCCCTTTATACAGCTAACTACAGGGTTATAACTTATTTATTATAGACCCAAGCAGCGCCGTTCATGGAAGGGGAACATAAGTGATCACATTTAGCCACTATACCATTCATCATATGTGTGTATAATTGTCTTGTATGCCGACGCCTTAACCACTAGACCATGGGCGTATAATTATTTTCTAGTTTTTCGATCTATACTTTTTTGCTTTTGCCCTTTCCATTTTCTCGAACTCTGGGAATTCAAAGAAATAGTCTAACACTATATAAATGAGAAACTGAgtccaaatcaaataaaaaatattctagattcaaaaatgaaaacatctAAAAACTCgatatttttttcgaatcgattcTTAAAACTAGCAGACGACACAATTGTTATGATACTCCAGCGTTGCCTTAGCTCTAAATAACTTAATCAATGCTGTTAATTTGTAATTCAGTCAAGTGTATTCGTATTCTTTGAGTTTGAGATTGTTAAATATGGTTTCATCATCAGTCAATAATTCCAGTAAATTTGTCGAGAACTTCGCGAGCCATGTCTCCAATGGGGTACTCGTATTCACGTATGTTGTTTTCGTCGAAGACGGGCGTCTTGTTAAAATGTAGATCCACTGCAAATTcatagtaattttttaatgcttcATTACAATGTTTTAGTGCCGAATatgaagttaagttacggtAATAGCGATGGCTCGTAAGCAAGTGAAGAGCATCGTAACTGCGCCAGTCAAACTTTGGGTTGTAATAAATTTGCATTGAAACATTAACTGCAGCTCCAAAATCGCCCTTTACTCGATGAATTAATTCTGGTTTTCGATGCAGGATTTCAGTAGTGGGTCGTTCTCCAGCGTTGTAGTACCTAATTTGAACACCATTAATTCGTCGTTTCAACCGCAATAATGTAAACGATCAGTTTACCACTTGTCCGATCGGTAATCCCTATAAGAGTCGAGCCAAAGTGGGAGAAAACGGGCGTCCTTGTGTGCGATGATAACTTGAGTTCCCATGAACTGATTTTCATCCCAGTTTATAACAAACTCAAATTTGCGATACTTATCCAAGGAACGAATTACGTAAGCATCGTTGTCAACATAGATTCCTCCATATTTCATTAAAACATGTATTCGGCCAATATCACTTCCGTGGTAAAAGCGCCATccttcattcaatttttgacCGAAGATTTCAGCGGGAGCTTCAAGAAAGAACACTTTAATCCGTGACCATAGATCCTCGTCCTGTTTAACCAAGCCCCAGTACTTCCCTGTGAATTGAACATCCTCCACATCGGTGTGAAAGAAAAACTGATCCGGTTTGTGATTGCGCATGGCAGCTAGCAGCACCATGTAATCGACAAAATTCAACTCGAATGTTTGGAAGCGGATGAAGTGTATAATGTTGGGTACAATAAAGTGCTCGGCACCTGTCACATTATCGAAATTGTCGAATATTGACTTGTCGTGTGATTCCGTATCGACAGGCTTCTTTTCAGCAGGCTTCTTTTCGGCGATAGCTGACGTGTACAGTTGTCCAACAGCAGGCGCAGAGATTTTTACAGGATTTGTGAAATAGATTGTTGTAAAGAAGATGGTggcgataaataaaaatatatataggctacgggatttgaaaaatttcgaggaagttaaaaccattttcaaaCTGAAAATGTTTTCGTTATTCATAaagaataaacaatttttctaagaaaaagaatctaacCACTGAGTTGAGCCAACCGATTTGAAGTACCCTACGACGGAGAGTATCTCGTCTGAATGCGTACTAAATGTTTACATAAGACATGTTATCATCGTTATCATGCTGCATACGCTCCAAGTGGATTTGCAAGaactaatttttctttaaagttaAAAGTATAACATAAGTTTGTATTCTATTTAGCACAACTGAAGCACTGAATCAACACCCCATCTTTTAGTAATTTGCGGTTCCTCGGCTGATTATGAGAATTTATGTACTAAAACTAGTGACtttaaagaatttaacttAAACTCTACCGGTACCAGGAGTCCAGGACCAAACTGCACGTCCCGTTTCTCCCACGGTATACAAAGCACGAATTTTATCTATACGTACGCCTGATAAGGATTGCTGTTCGGTTTTTGGTGACGTTTATTAACGTGCACTCTACTGCTGGCATTTCAAGAGCACACTTTCTGTCTCATTAACTTTAAGAAAGTTCTAAATTACTCAGAACCATTCAAGCTTTAATTCTAAAATCGATAACATTAAAATAACGAACGTTTTTTGTGAAATATAATGAATTCCCTTTAAACTAGTCAGCGATCAATATTCACGAGTCATTCCCATTTTAACTAATATTAATACATGTATTCAACAAATCAGGCTtcaaatctttaaaatttAGAAAGCTGGCTTGTACCTTCTGACTTCTACCATTAATTGATGAATGTTAATCAAATCAGCACGAGCAGGAACGTTGCGGAATGGATGTTGGGTTAGGATTTTTTGGAAACGGTGGTAGTATTCGACGAGTTGAGTCAACGTCGCTTGTAGAATGTTGGTTCCGTTTTTGAAATTCGGAAACAGATTTAAGATTTCTTTGTTAATCTCGTCCAAAGATTTCTTCCATCCAGCCATGAAAGCGTTTATGGTTTGCGTGGCCCGACCTTTAAGCCGATTTAAGAGAAACGGAACAATTCTATATATCGAGAGACAaaactaataataaaattaaagactttaaaagaTGCATACGTTCTTCGTTCCGCAACGCTTCGTTAAGCCCTCGAGTAAGCATGACTTCGCAGTCTTTGACGAATCGGACAAGTCCctcaaaatggaaaaaaagaatttcttcgACAAATTCCGAAATTCTAGCAGACAGCAATTCCTTACACCGAGCGGCTTCACGACTTTCTTCTCGGTTGCGCTCCTTAATAAATAGACAACAAGTTTTAATACATAAGCTGAGAAACTCGGTAAAATCTAATTATATTACGGTCATCACACTCAGCATCAGGTCGTAGTTGTTGATTAGGGCTACTAATTGATCCTTTCGTTTAGTAAAGGCTGCAGCAAGGCGCAATGTGAAGCCTTCAACCTCCTCTTGCATGGTCGAAAGTAAATGGTGTAGGCGTGGAGTCCAGTCCATGGCTGAAGTTATACTGTTATGCTCTTTTtatacaaaataaagaaaattacgACAAAAGAATTAATGCAATAGGAAAAAAGTGTTTAACCGTGAATCGCAGAAATGGCTGAAGTATACTCGGCGTATCGGCGCACTACCTATTAATGTTTTTTCGTTAGTTTATACATTTAATCCATGTATGTTTAAGGTAAATACATAGTGTGGTCGCGTATCAATGTTTGAATAAAGTCTAGATGGATCGCAGTCACGGACACTCTGAATATTTGCTTGTACCAAATATTCAAATCTACGAGAtatggaataataattttaaaaaatctacaaataatttaaattgaacATTATTACCTAGGCCATAATGTTGAGACGAGAGATTCGTAATAAAAATCTAAAGCTGGAACGGCTCTCTTGTGGCAAAGATATTGCAAACGTTGGACCATTTGGATGCAAAGAAAAAGGGCAAGTGAGTCATAACAAGACGAGACATATTCTTCCAcaaatttctaaaaagaaaaaaaaacaaatgaagctAGAAAGGAATAATATGCTGCGCATTGTGTATAGTAAACTTACCATATAAATAGTGCAGGTCTTCCCCATTACTTCTTGAAATAGCTCCATGGCAGGGGCTCTTTCAACGTGGAAAAATTCACAGAGGAACAAATACTCGCGGCAAGCATTATCGGCCAATGCGTAGTGTTGAGATCGGAAAACGATTTCATACGAATATTTCGTTTCACCTTTATGGCCAGCGCTGGTACCAGTGGCAGCTGCGTGAGGAACTAGAACAGGGGCTTCTAAGTTTGTAACAACTTCAATTCGAGTtcctattattttaaaaaaagaagacagcaaaaaataagcaaatttATTGCAAGAAAGAATATTTTATTACCTAAGGTGAAAACCGTAGATTTACTGCTAGAACTACGCCCACTAGGAGCGGCTCTTCCAAACAAGGACCttgcggcggcagcagcagccgctccTAACGATGCATCTTCGGAAGCAAGAACATCATCTTTATTAACACTATTTGAATCCACAAGTTTCAGTAATCGCGTGGAGTAGCTCTAGAACAAGAAACAATTGAGAATATAGACGAAAAAATCATAATTTATATccaaacaaattattattatttcttaaatcAAAACACGAACCttaaaataagagaaatataGCTTTGACATTGTCTGCACATAGTCTTGCCTCACTTCATAAGCTATTTCAGGCTCTTGGGTTATGAGAAAGTGGTAAAAATTCCTagtgaaacaaaacataaatgtgaATTGTATTTGGAATCCAGAAAGAAAACCCAGAGGCTTACTTGTGTTTTAGAAGAGAATTCTGTGGTAGTTGATAATTAGCAAGTGGCCTTCTAAGTTGTTGTAGTTTCAAAAGCAGAAACTGCCTAAGTCTTTCAACCACCTTAATCCTTAATGCACCTAGGACAGGAACCACATCCTTAAAATGCATAAAATATTAGGTAGAAAATattagacatttttttaaaatcacaaACTCAAACTATATGGTTAGGCCTACTCACTTGAGCAGCTCTACTGCACCTCTGATGGTGATCACCACTCAAAGCCAACTTTGCTTGAAGTATTATCAACTGTTCAGAGAACGAAGGCTCTGTCACTGGAGTTTCAAGTAGATGTCTATTCAAGaatgttaaatttttaaaaattacaacaCATAGACAAATAGATGTACTTTGTAATTTTACCTTATCAGGGCTTCAGGAATTACCAAATCATCAATTATTTGTCCTGCCAAGGATCTAGCTGCCTGTCGATTAGACAAACGTAATCCCAACTGAGCTGATTGGTGCTGGAGTTGTAAAATATCACTGCTTAAACCACCTAGTTGAGATCTGAAGGTACTTAGAAGCCCTTCCATTCTTTCAAGAGCGACATCACATTGGGTGAACTGTGAATGAAGCTGTGCTAATGATGTTCCCTGATTGACATAATCTTGCACAGACACTAGTTCAACCTGGAAAGAGGAAGTTGGTTAGCTGAACTCATAACATGTCAAAAATGTATACCTCTTGTAATTGTTGTTCTACTTGTTGTGAATACTGTCTCAAATCTACACCCGAATTCAGAGCTTCTTTTATTATGCTGTCCTTGAGACTAACTTTTAAATCCATTTTTATCTGAGAGTCGCAATGATCTTCCATGGCtgttaaatgtttttaatcAGCTTTAACGGCTTTAACCGAAATCTGACACAAACTTGTTATTGCGGCTTGTCTGGAATCGTGACGAAATCTCTCAGCTGTTTGCAGACGACCAATATCGTCTGCTTGTTGTCAAAGAGATTGTGCAAGACTGCAAGAGTAAGATGCAAAAATTGTGAATATCTCCCAGAGATTAGGGTTTCCATTAAAGTTATCTTtctcatttgaaaatattagCGTCAGCCGAATATCCCTGAATttccaaacttttattttttttactcaaatTTCAAGCAACGATTGAAGTCTAGATAGTACGGCTATTTTTTGCACGACAAGAGTGAGAATCTTTGCTCATTGCATGCTTCCAAGAAAGTAAAACATTTTGTGGAAGAGTTTTCGTCAACTGTTAATCAGGTTGTAATCTGACGAGTGTTGAGATTTATTATGACTTTCAAACCTCTGACAAAGGTTTTAACTCAATATTTTTAGCACTGGTCAGTAACCAGTTTATAAGGGTTCCAACAGAGGGAAAGCAATAACTGACATTTGTATACTGATCTGCCAATTTGCATTTATTCCTACATTTTCTTAATTACATTGATGATAAGTTCTATACATAATCTGCCCATACAAGAAATTAATCATGGCAAAGTCAATTGGTAAAAACTCCACACCACAGAGACCCAATCGtagtaaaacttttgaaaattattgggACCAAAAGGATGTTGAAGAAGGATTACGGAATGAGTCCCTTTTTGAAGTAGGTTTTGGTTATATTCAGAATTAATTGATGTAATGTTTTAACTGTCTGTGTTTGTTGTATTTATAGGGTGTTTTAAGAATCAATCCTAAAAACTATAAAGAGGCATACATTTCTGCACCTGTAAGTATTGCttgcaaatttgttttcacaagTTTTGATATTCAAAAGAACTAACTGAACAAATCTCAATGGTATTAGGATGGAACCGAAGATTTTCTGATTGAAGGAATTTTGCACAGAAACAGAGCACTTAATGGAGATATTGTTGTTTGTGAGATGCTGCCAACACAAACTGCAAACAAAGAATGTGAAAAAAGTTTTGCTGAGAGTCCGAGTTCACCAAACATTCAGCAAAACGAACAGCCTATTACTCCAAAAAATTTGGCTGCAGCCAGTGAActcaaagaaaatatttcaaaagtgaCTGAAAAGGAAGTTCAGTGTGTGGATGCAGATTTAGCCGCTTCACGTGAAGTTAGGGGCGCGAAAACCCTGGGaccaaaaaataggaaaaagccgaagaaattgatggaaaatgtttcaaatttaaatcttgGTGCAGAATTGCAAGACAAAAGCGGTCTAAAAACCCCTTCAACAATGGCCGAAAATGTAACTAACGtaaatactttattttttttatgtacttGAAGATAATAACTTAGAAACTCATTGCTTTCTTTAGTTGGATAATCCTGCCGAAgagcagagaaaaagaacTCGCAggccaagaaagaagaaaaatgtcatTGTTGAAAATCTCACCGCACAATTAAGCGCATCATGTACAATTGAGGATTCTTTAACGAAGACTACCACCGTTCAAGTAGAAACTTTAAGCGTAGTTTTACAGAATAAATCACACATAAATACGGCTGGAACAATTGATGAAAATAGTCAACAGAACCCAAATATTGTCAATACCCCAAGAAAAATTGCCAAGGTAATTTCGTCATTTTCATGAagtgttttaaaatgttttaaattattgCTTCTAATTGACAGGTTGTATTCATCAAAGAGCTAAAGCACTCAAGGTGTGCTATTGGCAGTTTGAGACAATGGCCTTACGGTCAATCCGGACCATTACCGAGTTGGATTTTGTTCGCACCCAAAGACCACCGTATCCCTCGTTTGAAAATTCCGTTTGCGCCAGAACTCGCTAGTTGCTTATTACAACCCAATATGCTCTATTTAGCTCGTATAGATTCGTGGGAAGATGTCAATCATCCATTAGGGTAATTAAGGATATTATTACTTCACATTTTTAAGCGTTGTGATTTatagtttcattttctttctctagatCGCTCTgttattttattggtaaatcgGGTGATAT
It includes:
- the LOC124343975 gene encoding vacuolar protein sorting-associated protein 52 homolog isoform X1, with product MEDHCDSQIKMDLKVSLKDSIIKEALNSGVDLRQYSQQVEQQLQEVELVSVQDYVNQGTSLAQLHSQFTQCDVALERMEGLLSTFRSQLGGLSSDILQLQHQSAQLGLRLSNRQAARSLAGQIIDDLVIPEALIRHLLETPVTEPSFSEQLIILQAKLALSGDHHQRCSRAAQDVVPVLGALRIKVVERLRQFLLLKLQQLRRPLANYQLPQNSLLKHKNFYHFLITQEPEIAYEVRQDYVQTMSKLYFSYFKSYSTRLLKLVDSNSVNKDDVLASEDASLGAAAAAAARSLFGRAAPSGRSSSSKSTVFTLGTRIEVVTNLEAPVLVPHAAATGTSAGHKGETKYSYEIVFRSQHYALADNACREYLFLCEFFHVERAPAMELFQEVMGKTCTIYMKFVEEYVSSCYDSLALFLCIQMVQRLQYLCHKRAVPALDFYYESLVSTLWPRFEYLVQANIQSVRDCDPSRLYSNIDTRPHYVVRRYAEYTSAISAIHEHNSITSAMDWTPRLHHLLSTMQEEVEGFTLRLAAAFTKRKDQLVALINNYDLMLSVMTERNREESREAARCKELLSARISEFVEEILFFHFEGLVRFVKDCEVMLTRGLNEALRNEERRATQTINAFMAGWKKSLDEINKEILNLFPNFKNGTNILQATLTQLVEYYHRFQKILTQHPFRNVPARADLINIHQLMVEVRRYKPAF
- the LOC124343975 gene encoding vacuolar protein sorting-associated protein 52 homolog isoform X2, whose translation is MEGLLSTFRSQLGGLSSDILQLQHQSAQLGLRLSNRQAARSLAGQIIDDLVIPEALIRHLLETPVTEPSFSEQLIILQAKLALSGDHHQRCSRAAQDFKDVVPVLGALRIKVVERLRQFLLLKLQQLRRPLANYQLPQNSLLKHKNFYHFLITQEPEIAYEVRQDYVQTMSKLYFSYFKSYSTRLLKLVDSNSVNKDDVLASEDASLGAAAAAAARSLFGRAAPSGRSSSSKSTVFTLGTRIEVVTNLEAPVLVPHAAATGTSAGHKGETKYSYEIVFRSQHYALADNACREYLFLCEFFHVERAPAMELFQEVMGKTCTIYMKFVEEYVSSCYDSLALFLCIQMVQRLQYLCHKRAVPALDFYYESLVSTLWPRFEYLVQANIQSVRDCDPSRLYSNIDTRPHYVVRRYAEYTSAISAIHEHNSITSAMDWTPRLHHLLSTMQEEVEGFTLRLAAAFTKRKDQLVALINNYDLMLSVMTERNREESREAARCKELLSARISEFVEEILFFHFEGLVRFVKDCEVMLTRGLNEALRNEERRATQTINAFMAGWKKSLDEINKEILNLFPNFKNGTNILQATLTQLVEYYHRFQKILTQHPFRNVPARADLINIHQLMVEVRRYKPAF